The Oncorhynchus keta strain PuntledgeMale-10-30-2019 unplaced genomic scaffold, Oket_V2 Un_contig_5916_pilon_pilon, whole genome shotgun sequence genome includes the window AAAAATCTACTTTTTTTTCCGATGGTTTCAGACCTCAAAAGTAGTCTAAGTGAGTTATCCACAAAGATAATGTATTCTGTACTCCTTCGGTCAGATGTGGAACTCGGTGGGAATTGTGCGCGGCTACAATGACGACCAGGACAACGCCATTGATGTGGAGTTCCACGACACAGCCGTGCACCATGCAATGCACCTCACCAACTCCCTGGGCCACACCGTGGCAGACCTCTCCCAGGAGGCCGTGCTGCTTGCCTGCCCCGGCACCGACGAGCTCGCCAGGTAGACCACATATCTATAGGCCGCTACACACTTCAGACAGATCATCTTTTTCACATGtatttccacatacttttgtgtggcTTTTAGAACGGACTGCATACGACATTCTGTTTGTGTGAAGTTTTTAATGGCCTTAACTGGGACATTTAGATATTAGCTATTCATGTTTCTGGGGATATTTTCCCACAAAAGCCTTGTCTGAGTTTTATTAGCCAAACTGGTTCTCGACCAACTTTGCATCTTGAAGGATTAAAAAGGGAAATTAATTTCGATATTCCCAAGTCTCTCGTGAAAGACCCCTTCGTATTGGCACCACAATCTAGCGAAGACACTGAAATTGATTACCCATCTTTTTCAAACGGAACCTAAGCCGcttcactgtatctctctctcccctcccttcttcccctccACAGTAAGCTCCAGTGCCTTCACTTCTCATCGTGGGACACCAACAAGGAGTGGATGGTGGATCTGCCCAAGGGGGAGGATGTGCAGGCCCTATGCCTGGGCCAGGGCTGGGTGGCGGCTGCCACCAGTGCCCTCATGCTGCGCCTCTTCTCCATCGGAGGGGTGCAGAGGGAGCTGTTCAGCCTGCCTGGACCCGTGGTCTGCATTGCTGGGCATGGGGAGCAACTGCTCGTTGTCTACCACCGAGGTAGGACATGTGTGCTGTCACACACAGACGGACCTACACACATACTAATGCACAGAGAAAACAAGCATCAGATGCTAAACAGCGTCCCAATCCTCTTAGAAGCATAATGACGGGTATGATGGGCAATAATAGCTCTAGAAGGCGTATCTAACCGCTATTGTGTTTGTCTGTCCTCAGGCACAGGGTTTGATGGAGAACAGGCCCTAGGGGTCCAGCTGCTGCAGTTTGGACAGAAGAGGCGGCAGGTCATCCACGGGgagcccctccccctctcccgcAAATCTCACCTTTCATGGTTAGGCTTCACAGCCGAGGGTGAGTCCGGCCACACCTCCTCTCAAATGCTAGCTGCTGTTGGGCCGTGTTCAGTAGACACCAAACGGGAAACTCTTTGAAAAGTGATGTGCAAAAGATTGTAGAATGAAGTTGACTCTGTACATTGACCTAAGATCAGTTTGGCGTTTTCCACACTGATGGTTAAGGTAAGGATTAGGGCTTAATATTTTCCCAGAAGTCTACACATTTTCCTTCCTGAGAAAATTTCAACAATATCCCGGTATTCCTGTTCAAACCAGAAATGCTTTTAAAAGCAAAGAATACCAGCAAAGAAAATCGGACATAATTACACCACTGTAAATGGAGAAATATGGACAGGAATCTGGTTTATGGTTTCTTGTTGTATTTGTCACAATTTAATCAACTCAAAGTTCTGTCAAAGTCAACACATAATTTGTTGATGTAGCCTAGTTTAAATGTAGACCTACAATAGACCTACTATTGAAAATTACATTTGTTTTAGCTTACCTTTGGCTGAAAGAAGTCAGGCCTTTTCTCTCCCCTTGCACCTGGCTATCGGGGAATTCGGAAGGTTGTGGCTGTTTTTACTTTACTGCTTATTGTGGTGACTTTGTCACGGGGAACATATCCGATTCTCTGCTAAAACAAACCGACAAGCAAATAGGCCTAGTAGCGGAGATATAGCACCATGGATAGCACCGCGGTTGATCAAGTCCCGGGGAATCTGGTGAGTCAAGCCTGTGCCCTCCTTTtattattttcccatgatgtttcAAATGTGTATTTCCTCAAGCATGTCTGTGGACACAATGTACCAGCCATTTTGTTAACAGCGAGTAGCTGCAGCTTACATTTTGAGCCTCTGCCAGTTCCACAAAGATAGTTTGGAGATTTGTGAATGTGACATGGAGATTgcctacagtaactgtgttgaGAGCACGCGTGTAGCCTATATGATGGTCAGCAATGCAGTTTATACAAGTCATGCAAGTAAGTTTTCTATTAGGGACTTTCCGTTGGGTCGGCAAAATATGGTAGGTGGCTGACGTTGTGATGACTGGTCTAATGTAGGCTTTGAATATAGCCAGAATTTATATGTCTGGTTCATGCATGCAGCTATTCACACATGCATATTTTGTATTTTTGCGTCCGTTTTTTTAATGATTGGTAGGTTACTTCGGTTTTATACAGGATCATCAAATTAATATGAGCAGCGAAGAAATAGAAGAACACTTATTTCACTCCACTCATCAACCACtttttgaggagcatgctctcgctGTGCGACAGGTGACGTTTtgcccaaactctgtatgccatgggctctccaaccctgaaCCAACAGCATGGCCTAGTGCTAAAGGTCTCTCCCAGAGTCATGGATAGACATTTTGGAACGTAGCctaaggtaaccagtccatccagtatgcataataatacAGTCGACAATCAAAGGCTATAGCAATTATCTATCATAGACATCAtaaatcagttttgtttttctACCGTGCATACTATGCGGTAGTCTATGTACTGTATAACAGCTCAACCATCATTTTAATTCAGATAATTTTTTCGGGCTTGGGCTCATAAGCCTATGTGTATGCATACTGTAAGCTCTAATATGCATATGGGTGTTTTGaattaatcatcaccttagaaagctgtccatttcattgtgttaggctttgaaacatcTACAATGACCATGTTCTACACTCCGTTTCAACCTGCTGTTGAACTGAGTCGTTTGCAAGTTGGGTATTACCAAAGACGAAACATGTccatgactgccggtgtggtggtaatacaatcaccgcaacagccctcggcatagatctaggatcagcctGCTCTCCCCAGATCCTTACCTTAACCATCAGTGGGGAAAATGCCAAACTGATCAGTGTACAGAGCCATCTTCATTCTAACAATCTCTTGCACATCACTTATTCATCACTTGTTTTCCAGGAACCCCATGCTTCATTGACTCTGAGGGTGTGGTGCGCCTGCTAAACCGCTCCTTGGGAAACATGTGGACACCTGTGTGTAACACCAGGGATAACTGCAAGGGCAAGTCAGACCACTACTGGGTGGTGGGAGTGCATGAGAACCCCCAGCAGCTCAGGTAAAGTGGTTGTTTCTATTTGAATATtggagctgttcttgctataatatggaattggtcttttaccaaataggggtatcttctgtataccacccctaccttgtgacagcacaactgattggctcaaaggcattaataaggaaagacattccacaaataaacttttaacaagacacacctgttaattgaaatgcattccaggtgactacctcatgcagctggttgagacaatgccaagagtgcaaagctgtcatcaaggcaaagggtggctactttgaagaatatgatatatattttgatttgtttagcacatttttggttactacgtgatcccatatgtgttttatagttttgatgtcttcactattattctacaatgtagaaaataatacaaataaagaaaaacccttgaatgagtaggtgtccaaacttgactaGTACACTGTACGTGTGCCAGGGGCAGCGGCTTAGACTGGTAGACCACCCTAGGACACATTGTTTTCTTTTCTACCTGGTAGCTAATTAATCAAGGTATGTCACTGATTGCCctgatgagatggagagagaatgaaaaacagcaGGACTCTGGCCCTTAAAGACCCGGTAATAGAAAATGAAGAGGTTGTGTAAATTCTATAATTAATCCATCTCTTAATCTTCTTTCCTCCAGGTGTATCCCATGTAAAGGGTCCCGGTATCCCCCCACGTTGCCCAGGCCTGCTGTGGCCGTCCTTCCCTTCAAGCTACCCCTCTGTCAGACCACTACAGAGAAGGGCCAGATGGAGGTCAGTAAGGCCAACATATACAGTccatgctatgctatgctattcCAGTCAGCTCAGCCTTTGGAGAGACACTGCCTACCTAGAGCTTTATAGTTGATCTATTGGGTTGCTTGAGCTACCATTGCAGCTATTTAGAACCTGCAAATAGCCTTTCAACAGAAATGTCCTTGAATATCTCTTTGATATATGACCCTGTATACATATACATGTGGGTAACAAAATAAAGGAAATGCCAACGTAGTGTCTTATTGGGTGTTGGGCCACCAGAACTAGTTCAATGCGCCTtggtatagattctacaagtgtctggaactctattggagggatgcgacaccattctttcTTGTGAAATTCTATCATTTTgtgtgttgttgatggtggtggaaaacgctgtctcaggcgccactccagaatctcccataagtgttctaTTGGGGTGAGTTCTGGTTACTGAGATGGCCAAGGCATATTGTTTACATTGTTTTcgtgctcatcaaaccattccttaccctgtggatgggggctttgtcatcctggaagagaccactcCAATCAGGATAAAAATGATTCACCATAGGTTGAAGTTGATCACTCAGAATGTGTATTTATTGGTGTTTACCTTGCCCTCTTAAGGGGTTGAGTGGACCTAAACCATGCCAGGGAAATGCAACCCACACCATAAGAGCCGCCAGAAacttcatttactcaagtgtttcctttattttggtaggtacctgtacatagccccactcactgtctctgtccctctctctccttccaggagCAGTACTGGCGCTCGGTGCTCCTCCACAACCACTACGGCTTCCTGTCGTCCAGCGGCTATGAGATTGACGAGGAAGGCCAGAGCCAAGCCCAGAAAGAACAGCAGGAGCTGCTCATGAAGATGTTTGCCGTGAGTACAGTAGCAGCAACTCATGGGTCCACCGAGCCTGGAAACCCTCCTTAGATCCACAGCCTAGTTTGGGATTAGAATTTGGAATTGTTTACATTGGATATCTCATAAACCTTTCCAGAGCAACAGaattttgatttattttgttGGGACTTTGGGGTGTTTGGTTCAGCACAAAATTACAGGCATATTCACAGGAAAGGATTATTGAAAATACTTTTCCTCAGCATTGGGTCCTCACATCAAAATAAGTCCTACACACAGGTGTGATGTGAGGCATAGTGATAAAGGTTCCAAATTAAAACCAACATTTTGGAATGCATACCAAATGTATGTGTTACCTTAGTTAATACAGTAATTTAACCAAGGTATTTTACTATGATTAGTTATCCATACATTTGGTGTTTCAATCTGCAGCTGTCGTGTAAGCTGGAGAGGGAGTTCCGCTCCGTGGAGCTGGCCGAGCTGATGACCCAGAACGTAGTGACCCTGGCCATCCGCTACGCCTCGCGGTCCCGCCGCATGGCCCTGGCCCAGCGCCTCAGCGATCTGGCCCTGGAGAAGGCCAATCAGCTGCAGGGGGAGGAgccacaggaggaggaagaggaggagccacTCCAGTATACCAGACGGAACACTGGGTAAGTacatttgtgtttgtttgtgttattgTATGTTTGAAAACATACATACCATATGTTGGTGATTGTCACAATGAAAATGACAAAATAACATGGTTGATAGAAGCAGTGATCATAAATTGAAATAATTGTTGGTTTTAAGATGATGTTGGATGCGTTGGTTGAAACTGGCTTAGCAGTGTGTGAGGGTTGGTATCCTTGTTTGAACATAGGAACCAATACATTTAAGTGTGTACCTGGGCATGACCAACTGGTCATGTTCAGTAGGGCAAACTGCAGCAAAACGGAAAATGACCATCTGTTCTTATTGGGGAAATTCGTATAGAAACTCAGTTTCACCTTGTTTAAAAATGTTTTCTCCCAACTGAACACTGCCCTAATAATTTGCATGAAGCACCAAAAATCTGTTCTGAGACTAACTTGTATGAGTTGAGATCAAATTCTGTGTAGATAATTCCTTATGTTGGGATTCATGATAATATCTGTTTGTTATTCCAGGTACAGCCAGAGCAGCAGTGAGATGGGTGCAGATCACCAACACAGCAGCCACAGACAAGCACAGGTGGAAGAGGTGGATGAAGAGCAGGGTCAGGAAGAACATATGGATGAAGGGGATGTAGCAGAGAGCAAAAGACAAGGTAAGTCGAGGGAATTCCTCTCCatttcctctcccatctcctgcaTGTCAAAACAATCAACATCCTTCAGTTTCTTCCATTTGCAGACCTGCCAACCTTCATGCAATTTGAGGTCAAAGTACACGGTATGAAAAACTACCTCAAAATATGCAAAGAATAGACTTCTAGTTGACACATTGGTTTTTGACTCAACTGTCTGAAGTTGGAGCTGAGCCAATTAGAGGACAAAAAATCTAGCTCCCGCTCACTCCACGTAGTCGTAGTACTGTTTTCCTCCATCAAGCTGGTTTGCAGTGCACCACTTTGTCCGTTAACAACACCGATGTGAGGAAAACAAAACTgtttgccaaatacattttacaAAATTGTATGTGTTAAGCACAACCTAGTTGTCTCCTTAGCTAAGGCATAATTACTACGACGGTAGTTAGGTACAGCGTTTGGTCAACTATAACCAAGCAAGAACACTTTCTTGCATACACATGCTTAGAGCTACGCAACGGTAGTAGTCGCGAGTGCATTGATAGGAAACATTTGAGGTGGATGCCTGGATGGAAACAGACATGGCGAAGAGAGTTGTCCCACTAATACAGTCCTTCACAGAAGGTTATGTTAGACTGTTAAAGATTAGGCATCGGATGAGGActctattgcattgacaggcacgAGTGATAAAAGACGTTGACGTGTGTGGACATTTGGTCATGTTCTTTGCTAGTTATTATGTCAAGTTTCCGGTAAGCGATGGGGGAGTGATTGCTTGCTACAAGAGCAGAAAACGTGAAGGCATAGACCTCTAGACCTCTTTGAAAAgtgagtcaggtaaagagcttttttaaaaggggcagtgttgtattttgagacatgCTTGAATAAGCTAAGAAGCCAATCGGCAGAGGGTACCATACATTTTTGTCTGATTCTTTGTaataataatggtatgggaataaaaaatgtggtttcttgcatcaaacaatacaacattttcagtcacctcttGTCAGAAGGACAAGTGACTAAACAGGTTATATCAGGGCTGCATTCCTGCAGAGGTTCCCAACGGGGATCATTGCGGTGCGGTCTGCATTTTTCCTGCTACAAGTTTGGAACGGGCAGTCACGCAGACACCTTTCAGATTAAAATATTTTAACTGTCCTGCACATTATTTGGAAACGGTCATCTTTCTGCTTTGTTCGCGTCAGGCTACCTATTGTATTAAAAGCACATCTTTGTCgcattattcacacacacacactcagaaatcTGCTGCTTCAAATTCAgtatcccacctctcctctcctagttaGCACCTTTCCAAGGAAATTAACTTAAATATGattaaactatagttttttaGTGTCTTTAAATAAATATTCATAATGGAAAGAAGTGGAGGCCGCTCAACCAATGTGGGTCGAGGTATAATCAGAAAATGAGAGGAAAGGAAAAGGCACAACGCGCACACAGGCTACCATGGTGAGCGAGCATTGCGGCCtttcatttataaaaaatatttttaaaatgatTGATTACCCGTTTACTTGTCTCTGCATGCAAATTGTCCTCCTAAAAGGTAGGCTATTTCCTATATGTAGCTCAAGAGAAAGTGCAAGTGTTCATTCTTGCTGCTTCAAGTTCAGTTGCCACACGTGCGAGATCAGGTGTACGTGTGGTCTCAATTAAATagtgtaggctatagcctatgcGTGTGTGGAGAAGCACAGGGCAGTATTATTTCCAAGGAAATGTTCTTCCTAGATATGATTTAGGCTATAGTTTACTACATTGtcaataaataaatattgatcACCCATATTTGTCTTGTCTGAATATTATTATAATAAAAaattttaacccttattttaccaggtaagttgactgagaacacattctcatttgcagcaatgaCCCGGGGGATAATTACATGGGAGATGAGAgtggatgaatgagccaattctAATCTTAAAGGTAGGCTCTAAAACGTAGCTCAGGAGAAAGTGTAAGCCTCTCCAACTCTGCTCTCTTTAAACTACTTCTAGCATATTGGCTGATATAGCCCAGGAATACCGATAGCCTAATGGGCCATATGAGAATCTCTGGTAATTGAACCTATTTCTTAGGTTGTTATTATTACGCATTTTGAGTTGCGTCACATATGTGTAAAATGCTGTATGAAAAGCTGCGCTTGCGGGTGGAATGAGGAAATCGGTCCATCGCAGACCTCTACCCTACAGTATCAAGCCCTGCATAATGTTTACagaagtctcatggaatgtagacctacattgaacaccacacattggctgctattGTAGGCAGTGTCTTGGCTATAATAGCTATTTTATTAGCTATTTGTTTTTGGACTAAGGATTACACACGTGTACATTTTAAACATATATTTCTAGTTAGCTACTGAAGAGCAGCCAATTACCAAGTACCCACAACAATCTATAGCCTACCATTTCTACTGAGTCAGTGTTCGGCCAACAGCATTATTAGGCCAATTGTTTTTTGCATTTGTTAgatttttttattcatttatttaaccaggaagggctcattgaggtTTGAAATatctttttcaagagcgtcccagccaagataggcagcaccaagtcattacaaaattaCAGACAAGTAATCTAATAAAAAAACTGAATtgacaagagtataacaaaatcataaaacagctaaataaaaacattgaaaggtcagggaatcagtctcaagatcattcatcagtgatttaaaaataccaatcgggttctcccagtttaaaagtattttgcaAGGCGCACCAAGatgatggcgcagagtacataaaagcccttttaccaaattcagttcagacatttggaacagctagcaggataaagtccagcgaatgAAGAGTACCCACCatatttctgaacaataaaaatgcccaaataaaaaggtagtaaacccaaaatggctttgtaaataaaagtataccagtgactgagcctactagtcactagagaaggccagccaaccctggtatacaaagtgcagtggtgcgtaaggattttgcagtttaaaatgcgccatggtaaagggtgtcaattgatctcaaacactgagcgaaagcattcatatataaaatatccccttagtctagtaaaggcagaaATGTAGCTGattactagcctccttctggcttcaaaaagAAAAACAGgtcttattcctaaaataaaatcccaatttcagcttcaattcTTTTGTAAGTTGTTGACTGTGCAACttaaaagagaggccgtcatcaattaaaatgCCAAGATATTTATGAGGTTACAGTCTCAATCTcattgccctgacaggtagtaataggagaaaggttcagaggtctatttcttgatTTAGagaacaccattagtttagttttgtcagtattgaggataagcttcaattgacacaaggtatagGAGTCTgcaagttctggaaagcttttgtaagggacgaggcacaacagtaaataacagtatcatcagcataaaaacgAGCAGTATGGGTGTAGCACATGTTCTGTCATGGGGTCCAGTGGTGCCGCACTGAAGTAGTGATAAAAAAATGTCAAGGTTCGCAGGTCTGCATTGTGTTTTTAAACACTATTTAAGGCAGTAAACTTCAGACTTGTTTACATAGAGTTTATTTGCATTGTTGTATAAAAATCTCTGCCTTGTCTTTACCCTGTAGTTCTAAATCCCTTCGCTAAAGGGACTGCTGCATCACCTGAGAAACCTTCTCCCAGACCTGGTGAGCACACGCATTCATGGAATGCCATTCTGTTCTCCTGGATACACTAGTCAATGGTCCACTGCCATCCTTATGAATCTAAAATCAAGTGTTCCCAATGGGTACATAAACACATAGTTGTATGCTACACACACTCTTAAGTCTGTTGCACCCCATCTAGACACTTTTCAGTTTAAATGTTGGGGCTTCCAGGAAGTCCCTTTGGGGTGCCCTGAACCTTGCCTAAGACAAAACCTAAGGGAAGCGCTTGCTAACACCAAGAATATACTTGGCAATGACTGTTGTTATACGTGACATTATCACACGTTGTTAAACATTAGCCTTCTTTCCTTCCTTACAGGAAGCAAAGAAGGACGTGTGAACCCTTTCAAGGTAAGTCTCTTGTGCTTTTGGGGCAGGTTAAACCAATATCGAGAGAGACCCCTTACTAGAAAGGAAGTGTCATTTTCTTGCTTAAAAGTATCTATTGAATGTGTTAAATACATAACATGTGACCCATCATACTTGGGTTTTGACCTCAGGTGAGCAGCGGGTTAGGGAGGTCGGGTTCGGCGGTGGCTCAGAACAGGGTGACAAACGTCCTGGACAGCATGATGTCGTCCAGCAAGAAGCCCACTGCTCTGCAGAGCAGCTCCGGCTCCATGGGGACACTGAACAAAACACCTTTCCTTAAGCCTCTGGCTCCCAGACCCAAGACCAAGGTACAACACAATAGTCAGATAGAAGCTTAAGAAATGTTAGGAGAGTGAGTGATCAAATACCACCAACCTTTTGGTTGTGTGGGAATAAATGGATCTGAATCTGAATAAATGGATCTGAGTATTACAGCGTTTACATGTTTGACAGTGTTGACATAAGCATTACGGTGCAATGCATTGGATTGCTGGTGACTTAAACACGCTGTTGTCTTCTGCAGACCCAGTCTACACTGCTGCACATGAACGCTCCCAAAGCAGCCAATAAGAAAGTAGCGGAGGAGCGGGAGCCGGCAGTGTGTAGGCTGAAACAGACCGAGGCACCGCCTCCAGCCTCACCAGCAGAAAATGTTGAGAATAAGAAGTGAGTAATGAGTGCTGTTCAAAATCACAATCACCGGAGAAGATGTATGCAAATTATAACGGGGGAAAGGTCTTCTTCCcatttattattcattattaatcAGTGGGGCAGTTCCACTCCTTGAATTATTTTTGCTTTATTGAAGAGTGTTGAATATATGGGGTGAGTGGGCCAGATTTGAACTAATGCCCTCTGGCTTACATGTGTCCGCTGGAACCACACAGGCCACCTTCATTCCATTCTAAATGGAGCGACGGTGCTCCGTTTGCGTCGCGCTCTATGTAGTTCGAGGTACTTTTGTGCGTAGAGTGTATTGAGCCCATAACGGAAACTGGTGCAGAGTGAATGAGAGTAGGTGTACGACAATTAATGTaaggtgtgtatgtcaggcacaAGTCGGGTTTCCAGCTGTGGCTGGAGGATAATAGGAGGATCATCCTGGCTGACAACCCCGATCTGGAGGAGACTGATGTCATCAAGGAGGCCATTGGCCGCTTCAGGACCCTGTCTGCAGACGACCGGCTGGTAAGACACCGTAcacaccttgtgtgtgtgtgcttccttAATTAACACGTGGTGCTATGACACTTTTGTCTGTGAGAGAGATTATTTATCTACTTGATTAATGTGGTGTATTCAAATGACCTGATTCTATTCAAATGTTCAGTAACATCTACTCTGCGCGCGCACAAGAAAATGCCTCCAGACTCATTGTGATGGCGGAGCGTCAACTTTTAGCAATACAAGACCCAAATCACACTGTTGAAAATGTATGAATGAAAATACACCCAAATCTTTGGTGACATTCTGTTTTTGTGCTTAATATTCAATATTTGATCTCAAATCGAAattgctggagtatagagcccatcttttttttttactgcccAAATACTTAACAAGCGCACTCTAAAAATGATGAAGCACAAGAAAGACCCCGTATTCCCTTATTATCCCACAAGAAAGACCCCTTATTTCCATGTGACAAGGCAGAAATGCCCCTTTAGATACTTCTTATTTATCATACACATACAGTTAATCCAAAATCCCCCTGTATCTATTGAagactcctctcatctccccccacacacacacctttgccCTCAATTCgtggggcatggattctacatggtgtcgaaagcattccacaggaaggctggcccatgttgactccaatgtctCACTGGTATGTCAAgtttgctggatgtccttttggtggtgACCCATTATTGATACACACGGGGAAACTGTTGcacgtgaaaaacccagcagcgttgcagttcttgacatactaattccggtgcgcctggcacctactaccattccACGTTCAAAgccacttaaatcttttgtcttgcccattcactctgaatagcacacatacccaatccatgtctcaattgtctctgccccttcatctacaccacgtgtcaaactcattccatggagggccgagtctctgcaggtttttgttcgacccttgtacttgattgttGAATTAAgttcactaattagtaaggaactcctctCACTTGGTTGTCTAAGTTGAAAGGAAATTCCAAAAACATTGCTAGAAGGCTGGAAGCTGCTTAACCGGCTCactagtggcgcagcggtctaaggcacatcactacagaccctgtttCGAGACATGgttctgtatcacaaccggccgtgatcgggagtcccatagggcggtgcacaattggcccagcgtcatcttggttaggggagggtttggttggggtaggccttcattgtcaataagaatttgttcttaactgacttgcctagttatatttaaaataaaaacctGTACAACACAAGTACATTTTTTACTGTAGCATGTACAGTATTGAGATTCCTCAAATACAATTTAAATATTTTTCCAAAAGACCATGCCAAGAGGTTAAATAAAGCCTTTAAGA containing:
- the wdhd1 gene encoding WD repeat and HMG-box DNA-binding protein 1 isoform X1 — translated: MPCERKPMRYGHSEGHTDVCFDDAGKYIVTCGSDGDVRIWESLDDDDPKSINVGEKVYSLALKNGKLVTAASNNTVQIHTFPEGDPDGILTRFTTNATHITYNSSGSRVAAGSSDFMVKVVEMYDSSQQKTLRGHTAPILSVTFDPKDEFLASASCDGSVAVWKIEEQTQVTSWPLLQKSNDVINAKSLCRLAWQPKAAKLLAVPVETTVQLYQRDSWAQVGTLSDDLGTQAINVVAWSPCGKFLAAGSIGGLLTVWDVESKLCVERQTHEKGYTVCGLVWHPSGGQIAYTDTEGCLGVLDGLSSSSSTTASSTMTKQAPASYDDLFDDDDDRPMDEGISEGARSPAKNPEDDDDDLIPATGRARNRSAFLDDENSLDTGSLKQGLDKFVDDDDAGSAIVPPAAVAAPLRPIYDGPMPTPPQKAFQPGSTPAHLMHRFMMWNSVGIVRGYNDDQDNAIDVEFHDTAVHHAMHLTNSLGHTVADLSQEAVLLACPGTDELASKLQCLHFSSWDTNKEWMVDLPKGEDVQALCLGQGWVAAATSALMLRLFSIGGVQRELFSLPGPVVCIAGHGEQLLVVYHRGTGFDGEQALGVQLLQFGQKRRQVIHGEPLPLSRKSHLSWLGFTAEGTPCFIDSEGVVRLLNRSLGNMWTPVCNTRDNCKGKSDHYWVVGVHENPQQLRCIPCKGSRYPPTLPRPAVAVLPFKLPLCQTTTEKGQMEEQYWRSVLLHNHYGFLSSSGYEIDEEGQSQAQKEQQELLMKMFALSCKLEREFRSVELAELMTQNVVTLAIRYASRSRRMALAQRLSDLALEKANQLQGEEPQEEEEEEPLQYTRRNTGYSQSSSEMGADHQHSSHRQAQVEEVDEEQGQEEHMDEGDVAESKRQVLNPFAKGTAASPEKPSPRPGSKEGRVNPFKVSSGLGRSGSAVAQNRVTNVLDSMMSSSKKPTALQSSSGSMGTLNKTPFLKPLAPRPKTKTQSTLLHMNAPKAANKKVAEEREPAVCRLKQTEAPPPASPAENVENKKHKSGFQLWLEDNRRIILADNPDLEETDVIKEAIGRFRTLSADDRLTLTERAKGQSEDVADMKKRKRGEGETSRGDKNGQSEADETRQSEADETSAKKKKPLDTSAKLSAFAFNKN
- the wdhd1 gene encoding WD repeat and HMG-box DNA-binding protein 1 isoform X2, producing the protein MPCERKPMRYGHSEGHTDVCFDDAGKYIVTCGSDGDVRIWESLDDDDPKSINVGEKVYSLALKNGKLVTAASNNTVQIHTFPEGDPDGILTRFTTNATHITYNSSGSRVAAGSSDFMVKVVEMYDSSQQKTLRGHTAPILSVTFDPKDEFLASASCDGSVAVWKIEEQTQVTSWPLLQKSNDVINAKSLCRLAWQPKAAKLLAVPVETTVQLYQRDSWAQVGTLSDDLGTQAINVVAWSPCGKFLAAGSIGGLLTVWDVESKLCVERQTHEKGYTVCGLVWHPSGGQIAYTDTEGCLGVLDGLSSSSSTTASSTMTKAPASYDDLFDDDDDRPMDEGISEGARSPAKNPEDDDDDLIPATGRARNRSAFLDDENSLDTGSLKQGLDKFVDDDDAGSAIVPPAAVAAPLRPIYDGPMPTPPQKAFQPGSTPAHLMHRFMMWNSVGIVRGYNDDQDNAIDVEFHDTAVHHAMHLTNSLGHTVADLSQEAVLLACPGTDELASKLQCLHFSSWDTNKEWMVDLPKGEDVQALCLGQGWVAAATSALMLRLFSIGGVQRELFSLPGPVVCIAGHGEQLLVVYHRGTGFDGEQALGVQLLQFGQKRRQVIHGEPLPLSRKSHLSWLGFTAEGTPCFIDSEGVVRLLNRSLGNMWTPVCNTRDNCKGKSDHYWVVGVHENPQQLRCIPCKGSRYPPTLPRPAVAVLPFKLPLCQTTTEKGQMEEQYWRSVLLHNHYGFLSSSGYEIDEEGQSQAQKEQQELLMKMFALSCKLEREFRSVELAELMTQNVVTLAIRYASRSRRMALAQRLSDLALEKANQLQGEEPQEEEEEEPLQYTRRNTGYSQSSSEMGADHQHSSHRQAQVEEVDEEQGQEEHMDEGDVAESKRQVLNPFAKGTAASPEKPSPRPGSKEGRVNPFKVSSGLGRSGSAVAQNRVTNVLDSMMSSSKKPTALQSSSGSMGTLNKTPFLKPLAPRPKTKTQSTLLHMNAPKAANKKVAEEREPAVCRLKQTEAPPPASPAENVENKKHKSGFQLWLEDNRRIILADNPDLEETDVIKEAIGRFRTLSADDRLTLTERAKGQSEDVADMKKRKRGEGETSRGDKNGQSEADETRQSEADETSAKKKKPLDTSAKLSAFAFNKN